From the Lathyrus oleraceus cultivar Zhongwan6 chromosome 4, CAAS_Psat_ZW6_1.0, whole genome shotgun sequence genome, one window contains:
- the LOC127137396 gene encoding uncharacterized protein LOC127137396, whose product MQGFALEQKAITEKVEKLELASIANNGNSQEGNSNHGPGGSRGGGDPRKKATNGGVVINNGGGLGFAAGGGPDVDQLRTPMSVVKSHLLKNGVFPGCDNCCAACAVTANGCVMLRETVQKMMNEGSLRFEKVALENEDISTITIYFDPVHLSVPADVVPITITVPGPIPYEGDGAVPWDYGRDVYCNGRKKEDQAAVDTTVSKVDNARLSGFTHSGRLFAPNTLRGGDVEKEQRDKAEALAMAKGKWVVNEDTPRAAQAPVESESEFDAEAEEFLRIIKKSEYKLVDHLQQTPSKISILSLLLSSEGHRDALLKILKKAYVPQEITVNQLETVVSSVNASHGLGFTNLDLTIDGRNHNKALAKLDCEGLILRPTDLVVRAFDGSKRVVFGEVELPVKIGPEMFKSVFYVMDIQPAYSCLLGRPWIHVVGAVTSTLHQKLKYILDGQVVTVCGEEDIFVSQLSSFKYVEMDGEIFETPSQAFETVKVENSVFAKREKKPSIASYKQVVKVVKSGEAPGWGRVLDVAVNEDKFGIGYQLGRGSSGQDKGRRQPFTFTSAGMLDPGRICAVGEETDSDCELDSWIKLGVVQFKTQMQSDNLNYLS is encoded by the exons atgcaagggttcgcccTGGAGCAGAAAGCAATCAccgagaaggtggagaagcttgagctGGCTTCGATTGCCAACAATGGCAATAGTCAAGAGGGTAACTCCAACCATGGTCCTGGTGGTTCTAGGGGTGGTGGCGATCCCAGAAAGAAGGCAACTAATGGTGGTGTAGTcatcaacaatggtggtggtcttggttttgctgcaggcggTGGCCCAG atgtggatcagttgaggaccccaatgtctgtggtcaagagtCATTTGTTAAAAAATGGAGTTTTtcctggttgtgataattgttgtgctgctTGTGCTGTAACTGCAAATGGGTGTGTAATGTTGAGGGAGACGGTTCAGAAAATGATGAATGAGGGAAGTCTCCGATTCGAGAAAGTTGCCTTGGAGAATGAGGATATTTCAACGATAACCATCTATTTCGATCCTGTCCACTTGTCAGTGCCGGCAGATGTGGTTCCAattaccatcacggtacctggacctATTCCATATGAAGGTGATGGTGCTGTGCCATGGGACTATGGCCGTGATGTGTATTGCAATGGGAGAAAGAAGGAAGATCAGGCTGCAGTTGataccaccgtttcaaaggtggacAATGCCAGACTTAGTGGTTTCACTCACAGCGGGAGGTTGTTTGCACCTAACACATTGAGAGGTGGTGATGTAGAAAAAGAACAgagagataaggccgaggctttagccatGGCAAAAGGAAAGTGGGTGGTGAATGAGGATACTCCTAGAGCGGCACAGGCGCCTGTTGAGTCGGAAAGTGAGTTTGACGCCGAAGCCGAGGAGTTTTTGAGAATTATTAAGAAatctgagtacaagcttgttgatCATTTAcagcagactccgtccaaaatttcgATCTTATCTTTGTTGTTAAGTTCAGAAGGTCATAGAGATGCTTTGTTGAAGATCTTGAAGAAGGCCTACGTCCCGCAGGAGATTACAGTCAATCAATTAGAGACAGTGGTATCAAGTgttaatgccagccatgggttgggtttcactaATCTCGATCTTACTATAGACGGGCGCAATCACAATAAG gccttGGCTAAATTGGATTGCGAGGGATTGATTTTGAGGCCTACGGATCTGGTGGTTAGAGCGTTTGATGGCTCTAAAAGGGTTGTGTTCGGGGAAGTTGAGCTTCCCGTAAAGATTGGTCCTGAGATGTTCAAATCTGTGTTttatgtcatggacattcagccggcgTATAGCTGTTTGTTGGGTCGTCCATGGATACATGTTGTTGGGGCAGTAACATCGACTCTACATcagaagttaaagtatatctTGGACGGGCAAGTCGTGACAGTTTGCGGTGAGGAAGATATTTTTGTCAGCCAGTTGTCTTCATTTaagtacgtggaaatggacggtgaaatattcgAAACACCAAGCcaggcgtttgaaaccgtcaaggtggagaattCCGTTTTCGCTAAAAGagagaagaagccgtccattGCTTCTTATAAACAGGTTGTGAAGGTGGTGAAAAGTGGAgaggccccaggttggggaagagTGTTAGATGTTGCGGTGAATGAGGATaagtttgggattggttatcagttaggccgaggctcgtctggacaggATAAAGGtcgtcgtcaaccgttcacattcaccagtgctggaatgctagatccaggtCGCATCTGTGctgtgggtgaagagactgacagtgactgcgagcttgactcATGGATAaaactaggggtg